One Mya arenaria isolate MELC-2E11 chromosome 7, ASM2691426v1 genomic window carries:
- the LOC128239964 gene encoding uncharacterized protein LOC128239964 — protein MERLVVLLATAGLALGANTACLTVDEIVDAIYMSADTDMDGILSMQEFSVTLQNDWGIAPGGAGLTISEFTNLWVTNYHDSHSTAHDFAVNLDINNDKHITDVDMNTYVGIYDANMDGQFTKEEFLTFMHAVHPDPHNSGGQAHGCH, from the exons ATGGAAAGACTTGTTGTGCTTCTGGCTACTGCGGGATTGGCGCTTGg GGCCAACACTGCTTGCTTGACTGTCGATGAAATAGTAGACGCGATATATATGTCGGCGGACACTGACATGGACGGCATCCTAAGTATGCAAGAGTTCTCTGTGACGCTTCAGAACGATTGGGGCATCGCAC CGGGTGGGGCAGGTCTCACCATCAGCGAGTTCACAAACCTGTGGGTTACAAACTATCATGATTCGCACTCGACGGCCCACGATTTTGCTGTAAACCTCGACATTAACAACGACAAGCACATTACTGACGTCGATATGAATACATACGTCGGCATCTATGACGCGAACA TGGACGGACAGTTTACTAAAGAGGAGTTCCTTACCTTCATGCACGCC GTCCACCCCGACCCACACAATTCAGGAGGACAGGCACATGGTTGTCACTGA
- the LOC128240078 gene encoding uncharacterized protein LOC128240078, which translates to MTGRSMRSHSIPAGPSCHVVITDDGTSSTSTGEPPFLKSADADTGHERLLRHTATGTANAIQHCRPSRPPHYLILAILVTILINPAFGSVAVLCSLWSRQCHKHNAINDAKRWGNISKWMSIVGSAISLVVAAFLVVYYVYIDKNIVDTQEELQNN; encoded by the exons ATGACTGGAAGGAGTATGCGCTCGCACTCAATACCTGCGGGTCCCTCGTGTCACGTGGTTATCACAGATGACGGCACGAGCTCTACTTCAACAG GCGAGCCGCCCTTTTTGAAGTCTGCTGACGCCGATACTGGCCATGAGCGCCTCTTACGTCACACTGCCACTGGTACTGCAAACGCGATTCAGCACTGCCGTCCGTCACGTCCGCCACATTACCTCATCCTTGCAATACTT gTTACAATCCTGATCAATCCTGCGTTCGGGAGTGTCGCCGTTCTGTGCTCTCTGTGGTCACGGCAGTGTCATAAACATAACGCCATAAATGACGCTAAAAGATGGGGGAACATCTCAAAGTGGATGAGTATCGTTGGTTCGGCGATTTCATTGGTTGTCGCGGCGTTTTTGGTCGTGTATTATGTGTATATTGACAAGAACATAGTGGACACGCAAGAAGAGTTACAGAACAACTAA
- the LOC128241243 gene encoding uncharacterized protein LOC128241243, giving the protein MDSTFFLHAALIAIMATLTHGEFSPNLTISSCKNRRAVIHVENAAPGGLLFIQGGGSDCLRTTELQLTEHTFMFEQCNIEYDTKFRVVVQQNPRYQTGNDKVIPIMCLVDTSDLHVSNIIYPAESNDKSMNKTVRPTVSMRIVASDDVISGEPISEVSIDDELKLLLSLDEPYLHDFDIKAKDCIASKLPLVKNECSSDQDLFPNFSKGQRGSLTSAFHAFTPTNLLGAAEVDVAFTCNVTVCKGKCIQKVCGEIVGWGRKRRQNEETDNEYEKVTVAAKIRVKARDPDMQAHGFRGEQEYLCGSKLLVSAVLGVAVVSLIFSWLVCGCVTAKLRRVTKMTSYGKNPKSCGMRKMSETGMNIARSMGRRLSTMLNIPVGYDMKEPNMMDNIPEAVDDTPPTKRRDSVTVTRVIYVDQ; this is encoded by the exons ATGGACAGTACATTTTTCTTGCATGCAGCCCTAATTGCAATCATGGCAACACTTACACATGGAGAGTTCTCCCCTAACC TAACAATATCCAGTTGTAAAAACCGGCGCGCTGTTATACACGTCGAGAATGCCGCGCCAGGCGGACTACTTTTTATCCAGGGCGGAGGGTCAGACTGTTTACGCACTACTGAGTTGCAGTTGACAGAGCACACTTTCATGTTTGAGCAGTGCAACATAGAATAT GACACGAAGTTCCGCGTAGTGGTACAACAGAACCCGCGGTACCAGACCGGAAATGACAAAGTGATTCCTATCATGTGCCTTGTTGACACCAGCGACCTCCACGTGAGCAACATCATCTATCCTGC tgAATCGAATGACAAATCCATGAACAAAACGGTCAGACCGACGGTGAGCATGCGCATCGTTGCTTCTGATGATGTCATTTCCGGCGAACCAATCAGCGAGGTTTCCATAGACGATGAACTCAAGCTCTTACTGTCACTGGATGAGCCATATTTAC ATGATTTCGACATAAAGGCCAAAGACTGCATCGCATCAAAGCTTCCGCTAGTTAAAAATGA GTGTTCCTCAGACCAGGATCTGTTCCCTAACTTCTCTAAAGGGCAGCGTGGCAGCCTGACCTCCGCCTTCCACGCATTCACGCCCACGAACCTGCTCGGCGCGGCGGAAGTGGATGTCGCCTTCACATGTAACGTCACTGTGTGCAAGGGCAAGTGTATCCAG AAAGTGTGCGGTGAAATTGTCGGATGGGGACGAAAGCGTCGCCAGAACGAAGAGACTGATAACGAATACGAGAAGGTCACGGTCGCTGCTAAAATTAGAGTCAAAGCACGTGATCCGGATATGCAAG CCCACGGTTTCCGTGGGGAACAAGAGTACCTTTGCGGGTCCAAACTTCTGGTCAGCGCGGTGCTGGGGGTGGCTGTTGTCTCTCTTATTTTCTCCTGGCTGGTGTGCGGATGCGTCACCGCTAAG CTGCGTCGTGTTACCAAGATGACGTCATACGGAAAGAATCCAAAATCATGCGGAATGCGGAAGATGTCGGAAACCGGCATGAACATTGCGCGATCGATGGGACGACGTCTGTCCACCATGCTCAACATTCCGGTCGGCTACGACATGAAAGAGCCTAACATGATGGACAACATTCCAGAAGCCGTCGATGATACGCCGCCGACGAAACGCCGTGATTCCGTCACT GTCACACGAGTCATTTATGTTGACCAATGA
- the LOC128241916 gene encoding uncharacterized protein LOC128241916: MMESLVVFLSIAGLALGANTACLTVDQIVDMVFFEADTDMDNNLSMQEFSATLENNWGITPGGAGLSISEFTNLWVIHYHDSHPTAHDFAVNLDINNDKRITDVDMNMYAGIYDANPMDGQFSKEEFLTFMHAVHPDPHNAGGHGCH; this comes from the exons ATGATGGAAAGTCTTGTCGTGTTTTTGTCTATTGCAGGATTGGCGCTtgg TGCCAACACAGCGTGCCTGACTGTCGATCAGATAGTAGATATGGTATTTTTTGAGGCTGATACCGACATGGATAATAACCTTAGTATGCAAGAGTTCTCTGCGACGCTGGAGAACAATTGGGGCATCACCC CGGGTGGGGCAGGTCTCAGCATCAGCGAGTTCACGAACCTGTGGGTTATCCACTACCATGATTCGCACCCGACGGCCCACGATTTTGCTGTAAACCTTGACATTAACAACGACAAGCGCATCACCGACGTCGATATGAATATGTACGCCGGCATCTATGACGCGAACCCCA TGGACGGACAGTTTAGTAAAGAGGAGTTCCTAACCTTCATGCACGCC GTCCACCCAGACCCACACAATGCAGGGGGACATGGTTGTCACTGA